Proteins co-encoded in one Homo sapiens chromosome 6 genomic scaffold, GRCh38.p14 alternate locus group ALT_REF_LOCI_3 HSCHR6_MHC_DBB_CTG1 genomic window:
- the HLA-A gene encoding HLA class I histocompatibility antigen, A alpha chain isoform A*03:01:01:01 precursor (isoform A*03:01:01:01 precursor is encoded by transcript variant 1 (A*03:01:01:01); The RefSeq protein has 23 substitutions compared to this genomic sequence) — MAVMAPRTLLLLLSGALALTQTWAGSHSMRYFFTSVSRPGRGEPRFIAVGYVDDTQFVRFDSDAASQRMEPRAPWIEQEGPEYWDQETRNVKAQSQTDRVDLGTLRGYYNQSEAGSHTIQIMYGCDVGSDGRFLRGYRQDAYDGKDYIALNEDLRSWTAADMAAQITKRKWEAAHEAEQLRAYLDGTCVEWLRRYLENGKETLQRTDPPKTHMTHHPISDHEATLRCWALGFYPAEITLTWQRDGEDQTQDTELVETRPAGDGTFQKWAAVVVPSGEEQRYTCHVQHEGLPKPLTLRWELSSQPTIPIVGIIAGLVLLGAVITGAVVAAVMWRRKSSDRKGGSYTQAASSDSAQGSDVSLTACKV, encoded by the exons ATGGCCGTCATGGCGCCCCGAACCCTCGTCCTGCTACTCTCGGGGGCTCTGGCCCTGACCCAGACCTGGGCGG GCTCTCACTCCATGAGGTATTTCTTCACATCCGTGTCCCGGCCCGGCCGCGGGGAGCCCCGCTTCATCGCAGTGGGCTACGTGGACGACACGCAGTTCGTGCGGTTCGACAGCGACGCCGCGAGCCAGAGGATGGAGCCGCGGGCGCCGTGGATAGAGCAGGAGGGTCCGGAGTATTGGGACGGGGAGACACGGAAAGTGAAGGCCCACTCACAGACTCACCGAGTGGACCTGGGGACCCTGCGCGGCTACTACAACCAGAGCGAGGCCG GTTCTCACACCGTCCAGAGGATGTATGGCTGCGACGTGGGGTCGGACTGGCGCTTCCTCCGCGGGTACCACCAGTACGCCTACGACGGCAAGGATTACATCGCCCTGAAAGAGGACCTGCGCTCTTGGACCGCGGCGGACATGGCAGCTCAGACCACCAAGCACAAGTGGGAGGCGGCCCATGTGGCGGAGCAGTTGAGAGCCTACCTGGAGGGCACGTGCGTGGAGTGGCTCCGCAGATACCTGGAGAACGGGAAGGAGACGCTGCAGCGCACGG ACGCCCCCAAAACGCATATGACTCACCACGCTGTCTCTGACCATGAAGCCACCCTGAGGTGCTGGGCCCTGAGCTTCTACCCTGCGGAGATCACACTGACCTGGCAGCGGGATGGGGAGGACCAGACCCAGGACACGGAGCTCGTGGAGACCAGGCCTGCAGGGGATGGAACCTTCCAGAAGTGGGCGGCTGTGGTGGTGCCTTCTGGACAGGAGCAGAGATACACCTGCCATGTGCAGCATGAGGGTTTGCCCAAGCCCCTCACCCTGAGATGGG AGCCGTCTTCCCAGCCCACCATCCCCATCGTGGGCATCATTGCTGGCCTGGTTCTCTTTGGAGCTGTGATCACTGGAGCTGTGGTCGCTGCTGTGATGTGGAGGAGGAAGAGCTCAG ATAGAAAAGGAGGGAGCTACTCTCAGGCTGCAA GCAGTGACAGTGCCCAGGGCTCTGATGTGTCTCTCACAGCTTGTAAAG tgtGA